Part of the Janibacter endophyticus genome is shown below.
CCCGGTCACCGGATGGGCTTCGGCGGTCGTCAGCCGCGCGAGCTCATGAGTGAATGGGCGCGCTTCGCGTGGCACGGACGGCTCGAGCCGCAGGGGTCCGGCGCGTACGAGGCGGCGATGGGCTCGATCAGCGTGCCCGCCCTCGTCATCGACCTCGCGAACGACAGCCTCGCTCCCCCCTCGGCCGTCGATCACTTCGCCGGCAAGCTGAGCGGGGCGTCGGTGCAGCGGCTGCACTTCGACAAGGGACCGGATGCACCCGGCCGGCCGGTCGACCACTTCTCCTTCGCCCGGAGCCCCGAGCTCATCGACGAGCTGGTCGCAGGATGGATCAGCCGGACCCTGGCCCGCCCAGAGGAGTCATCGACTGCGTGAGCCGGGCCTCCTCGCCGTCGACGACGACCTCCCCCCGAGCCCCGTTGACCAGGCTCATCATCGGCTGCTGGTGACCGAAGTCGACGTCCAGCACCACCGGGAGGCCCATGGAGCCCAGCGCGTCAGCCGCGGCGTCGTGCTGGCTCCAGCCAACCACCCCGAGCGCGGGCGTGCGCCCGACCAGCACACCGACAGCGTCGTCGAACCACCCGCTCAGCCGCAGACCGTGCAGCGTCCGTGCCGCCTCGTAGGGATTGGCCTCCGCGACCTCAAGGTGGACGATCACCCCTTCACCGGTCAGCTCGCGGACACGTCGCGCCCATGCGGGCACGTCCCCGTAGGGTGTGCCGGCCAGCGGTGACACCACCTCGAGGCAGCCGCCGATCAGGCGTCCCGCGAAGCGGGCGTCGCCACCGCCGAGGACCCGCCACCGGGTCGGCTCGGTCAGCGTCATCTCGCTCACCGTGGGATCGCTCTCGTAGTCGTCCCAGCCCTGGGCGCGCCGGTGGCTGGCCTGGGTCTGGACGAAGGGGGAGCCCTGGCCAGGCCCGTCGGCCTCCGACCCGTGGGTGGCGACGTCGAGCCAGTGAAGGAGCCCGCGCGCCGGCCGGTAGGGCGTGTCCATGAGGTTCCAGCCCTCGAGGGTCGCCCACCCGGCGACCGTCGTCAGCGGGAGCATCGTCGTCGTGACGTCCGAGAAGCCGACATACCAGCATGGTTCGCTCGCCGAGAGCAGCTCGAGGTCGAGGTAGGGCAGCAGGTCGATGCCGGTCTCCCCTCCCCAGGGCGGGACCACCGCGGCGACGTCGGGGTCGACGAGCAGCGCCATGAGCTCATCGGCCCGTGCGGACGCGCTGGCGCTGACGTGCTCGGAGGTGCCCCCGTCGCGCAGGCACACTCCTTCGAGCACCTCGAAGCCGCGCTCCCGCAGGCTGGTGATCGCCGCGTCGAGCCGGCGGTGCAGCGCGGGCGGGACACCCGAGCTGGGCGCCGTGACGGCGACGACGTCACCGGGGCGAAGGGGGACCGGGTAGCGCAGCTGCATGAGGCCAGCCTGCCGCAGCGCCCGAGGCTCAGACCTCGTAGGTCGCGTTGGGCTCGGCGAGCTCGACGGCACGACCGTCACCCCGCCACACCGAAGCAGCCTGCTCGCGGCAGACCTCGGGGTCGTTCCACGCGGGGATGTGCGTCAGCATCAGCCGTCGCACCCCGCCGGCGTCCAGCGCGGCCTGGGCAGCACGGGACCCCGAGAGGTGGATGTCGGGGGTGGTGTCCCGGCCGTCGACGAAGGCGGAGTCGGCGAGCACGAGGTCTGCATCCCGCATGAGGGGCGTCAGCGTGTCGCAGCTGTCGGTGTCACCGGTGTAGGCGAGCACCCGGCCGTTCGCCTCGACCCGGAAGCCGTACGCCTCGACCGGGTGGTTGACCCGTCGGGGCGTGACGACGAAGGGACCGAGGTGGACCGGGACGCCGTCGCTCACCCGACGGAAGTCGAGCTCACGGCTCATGCCCGCCTCGTCGATCCCTTCGTACGCCGCCGCGAGGCGGTCGGCTGTGCCGGGCGGGCCGTAGACCGGGAGTCGCCCCGGGACGCCGCCGCCGGGCCGGTACTTGCGGGTGACGTAGAGCCCGGTGACGTCCATGCAGTGGTCCGGGTGGAGGTGGGTGAGCAGGAGCGCGTCGATCGTCGCGAGGTCGACGTGGCGCTGGAGCGCACCGAGCGCGCCGTTGCCGAGGTCGAGCACGAGCCGCCACGTGCGCTGCCCGTCCTCTGCCGTGACGAGGTAGCACGACGCCGGTGAGGCCGGTCCGGCGAAGGACCCCGAGCACCCGGCGATCGTCAGCCTCACTGCGGACCTCCCACGTTGCCGAAGACGCTGCCCACCTCAGGGCCGAGGAAGCGGCGTGCCAACCGGCGGAACTCCTCGGCGTCACCGGTGGTGGTGAAGCTGTGCTCCGGCGGCGGGGCGTCGTCGGGGCGCAGGAGTGCTCGGTCGGCAAGCACACGGTAGACGTCCTTGGCCGTCTCCTCCGCGGATGAGACGAGGGTGACACCGTCCCCCATGACGTAGGAGATCGCACCGGTGAGCAGCGGGTAGTGGGTGCACCCGAGGACGAGGGTGTCGACCTCTGCGGCGCGAAGGGGGGCGAGGTACTCGCCGGCGACGTCGAGAAGCTCTGTGCCGCCGGTGATCCCGGACTCCACGAACTCGACGAACCGCGGGCACGGCTGGGAGAGGACGTCCAGGTGGGGGGCTGCCGTGAACGCATCGACATAGGCGCCCGACTGGTGGGTGCCTGCGGTCGAGATCACACCGACGCGGTCGTTGCGGGTGGCGAGGACCGCCCGGCGGACGGCCGGGCGGATGACCTCGACGACGGGCACGTCGTAGCGCTCCCTGGCGTCGTGGAGGACTGCGGCCGACGCGGTGTTGCACGCGATGACGAGCGCCTTGACGCCGTGGTCGACGAGCCGGTCGAGGCACTCGAGCGCGTACTCGCGGGTCTGCGCGATGGGCCGTGGCCCGTAGGGAGCCCGGGCCGTGTCACCGAAGTAGGCGGTGGCCTCGTGCGGGAGCTGGTCGAGGATCGCCCGGAGGACCGTGAGGCCGCCGTAGCCGGAGTCGAAGATCCCGATCGGCGCGTCCACGGCGGACACCCTATGCGTCACCGGTGAGCACCCGACTCAGCGACTCCTGGAGCCAGGTGAGGAAGTCGTAGAGCATGACGGCGAAGGCCGCCGGGTCGTCGTCGGGCAGCTCGTCGGCCGCCTGCTCGAGGCGCTGCGCGTCGTCGTCGGTGCGCAGGCCGAGCCGCTCGCCCATGACGAGCCGGATGTCGGTGAGCGCCACGACGACGGCGACCGCCTCGGCCTCGTCGAGGACCATCTCCTCCGGATCCGCCGGG
Proteins encoded:
- a CDS encoding S66 family peptidase, which codes for MQLRYPVPLRPGDVVAVTAPSSGVPPALHRRLDAAITSLRERGFEVLEGVCLRDGGTSEHVSASASARADELMALLVDPDVAAVVPPWGGETGIDLLPYLDLELLSASEPCWYVGFSDVTTTMLPLTTVAGWATLEGWNLMDTPYRPARGLLHWLDVATHGSEADGPGQGSPFVQTQASHRRAQGWDDYESDPTVSEMTLTEPTRWRVLGGGDARFAGRLIGGCLEVVSPLAGTPYGDVPAWARRVRELTGEGVIVHLEVAEANPYEAARTLHGLRLSGWFDDAVGVLVGRTPALGVVGWSQHDAAADALGSMGLPVVLDVDFGHQQPMMSLVNGARGEVVVDGEEARLTQSMTPLGGPGSG
- a CDS encoding MBL fold metallo-hydrolase — encoded protein: MRLTIAGCSGSFAGPASPASCYLVTAEDGQRTWRLVLDLGNGALGALQRHVDLATIDALLLTHLHPDHCMDVTGLYVTRKYRPGGGVPGRLPVYGPPGTADRLAAAYEGIDEAGMSRELDFRRVSDGVPVHLGPFVVTPRRVNHPVEAYGFRVEANGRVLAYTGDTDSCDTLTPLMRDADLVLADSAFVDGRDTTPDIHLSGSRAAQAALDAGGVRRLMLTHIPAWNDPEVCREQAASVWRGDGRAVELAEPNATYEV
- the murI gene encoding glutamate racemase codes for the protein MDAPIGIFDSGYGGLTVLRAILDQLPHEATAYFGDTARAPYGPRPIAQTREYALECLDRLVDHGVKALVIACNTASAAVLHDARERYDVPVVEVIRPAVRRAVLATRNDRVGVISTAGTHQSGAYVDAFTAAPHLDVLSQPCPRFVEFVESGITGGTELLDVAGEYLAPLRAAEVDTLVLGCTHYPLLTGAISYVMGDGVTLVSSAEETAKDVYRVLADRALLRPDDAPPPEHSFTTTGDAEEFRRLARRFLGPEVGSVFGNVGGPQ